One genomic segment of uncultured Desulfobacter sp. includes these proteins:
- the aspA gene encoding aspartate ammonia-lyase — translation MLIKKNIIKLAAKATGITEKDLATFFTEGREQVYRPNEWIFHESTPRRWAGIILEGGVELVRGLHGSSRKVGSMLAGSMISESAFLGDDSHVNGAFTRNGVKIWQISREKIDVFRETEPDLFYRIVSRIAVSINRRMRILNDKIFQNNKTDDVVTSGFRLEHDSLGTRDISNDVYYGVQTQRAMENFAISGIHINNFEHMVEALAMVKKAAAMANHELGTIDQTKMEAIAQACDEILYGKLHDQFTVDMFQGGAGTSTNMNANEVIANRGLEILGYNKGEYQYLHPNDHVNCSQSTNDIYPTAIKLAVLLAKKNLVHAMGELRNSLERKAEEFKDVLKMGRTENQDAVPMTLGQEFSAYAVMIDSAINSIDQAAEAFRDVNMGATAIGTGINSPPGYATLVVKKLTQVSGFQLRRAKNLVEATQNAGIFVHMSANLKLAAVQISKICNDLRWLSSGPRCGLNEINLPPMQPGSSIMPGKVNPVIPELMNQICYQVMGYDTVVSMAAEASELELCMGEPIIAFDLLHGMMILKNGCITLVARCINGIEANRDICQSYVQTSIGLVTALVPIIGYEQSASIAKEALKTGGSVYDLVLNKGLLTRAQLDEMLRPENMTDPREI, via the coding sequence ATGTTGATAAAAAAAAATATTATTAAGCTGGCCGCAAAAGCCACCGGTATCACTGAAAAGGATCTTGCAACTTTTTTCACCGAAGGCCGTGAGCAGGTGTACCGGCCCAATGAATGGATATTCCACGAATCAACGCCCCGAAGATGGGCCGGCATTATTCTTGAGGGAGGAGTTGAACTGGTGCGTGGACTGCATGGATCTTCACGCAAAGTTGGGTCCATGCTTGCAGGGTCCATGATCAGCGAAAGTGCTTTTCTGGGGGATGATTCACACGTTAATGGTGCGTTTACCCGAAACGGTGTGAAAATCTGGCAAATATCACGGGAAAAAATTGATGTGTTTAGAGAAACTGAGCCTGATCTTTTTTACAGGATCGTTTCCCGGATTGCAGTCAGCATTAATCGACGGATGCGCATACTTAACGATAAAATTTTTCAAAACAATAAAACTGATGACGTGGTCACAAGCGGTTTTCGCCTTGAACACGACTCCCTGGGAACACGTGATATTTCCAATGATGTATATTACGGCGTACAGACCCAACGCGCCATGGAAAACTTTGCCATCTCCGGCATACATATCAATAATTTTGAACACATGGTCGAAGCGCTGGCCATGGTCAAAAAGGCTGCGGCCATGGCTAATCATGAATTGGGCACGATTGATCAAACCAAGATGGAAGCCATAGCCCAGGCCTGTGATGAAATTCTGTACGGCAAACTACACGACCAGTTCACTGTTGATATGTTTCAGGGCGGTGCCGGCACCTCCACAAATATGAACGCCAACGAGGTGATTGCCAATCGCGGTCTGGAAATCTTGGGTTATAATAAAGGCGAGTATCAATACCTGCATCCCAATGACCATGTTAACTGCTCCCAATCCACCAATGACATCTACCCCACGGCGATAAAGCTGGCGGTACTGCTCGCCAAAAAAAATCTGGTACACGCAATGGGAGAGCTGCGCAATTCGCTGGAAAGAAAGGCTGAAGAGTTTAAAGACGTACTGAAGATGGGACGCACCGAAAATCAGGATGCCGTTCCCATGACCCTGGGTCAGGAATTCAGCGCCTATGCGGTTATGATTGACAGCGCCATCAATTCCATCGACCAGGCAGCCGAGGCATTTCGGGATGTTAACATGGGGGCGACAGCCATTGGCACAGGCATAAACAGTCCGCCAGGTTATGCCACTCTGGTAGTTAAGAAGCTTACCCAAGTCAGCGGATTTCAGTTGCGAAGGGCCAAAAATCTGGTGGAGGCCACCCAGAATGCCGGCATTTTCGTCCACATGTCTGCCAATCTCAAACTTGCGGCGGTACAGATTTCAAAAATCTGTAATGATCTGCGCTGGCTCTCTTCCGGTCCCCGCTGTGGCCTGAATGAAATTAATCTGCCCCCCATGCAGCCTGGATCCTCCATTATGCCAGGCAAGGTAAATCCGGTTATCCCAGAATTGATGAACCAGATCTGTTATCAGGTCATGGGGTACGATACGGTTGTATCCATGGCAGCCGAAGCCAGTGAATTGGAACTGTGCATGGGCGAGCCTATCATTGCCTTTGATCTGCTGCACGGCATGATGATCCTTAAAAACGGCTGTATCACACTGGTTGCACGTTGCATTAACGGCATTGAAGCGAACCGTGATATATGCCAAAGTTATGTTCAGACCAGCATTGGATTGGTCACCGCGCTGGTTCCGATAATTGGTTATGAACAGTCAGCGTCCATTGCAAAGGAAGCGCTCAAAACAGGCGGGAGTGTATATGATCTAGTACTAAACAAAGGGCTGCTTACCAGAGCGCAACTGGATGAAATGCTGCGCCCGGAAAATATGACCGACCCCAGGGAAATTTAA
- a CDS encoding secondary thiamine-phosphate synthase enzyme YjbQ, with protein MKHYRKELWFEVPGRRAFINITPEIERCLAQSGIKNGLLLCNAMHITASVFINDDESGLHHDYDVWLEKLAPHAPVDQYRHNVGEDNADAHMKRQIMGREVVVAVTDGRLDFGTWEQIFYGEFDGRRKKRVLVKIIGE; from the coding sequence ATGAAGCATTACAGAAAAGAACTATGGTTTGAGGTGCCCGGTCGCAGGGCATTTATCAATATTACCCCTGAAATTGAACGGTGTCTTGCCCAAAGTGGTATCAAAAACGGATTGCTTTTGTGCAATGCCATGCATATTACCGCATCCGTATTTATAAATGATGATGAGTCAGGGCTTCACCATGATTATGATGTCTGGCTTGAGAAGCTTGCACCCCACGCACCAGTGGATCAGTATCGGCATAATGTGGGTGAAGACAACGCTGATGCGCACATGAAACGCCAGATTATGGGCCGGGAAGTGGTGGTGGCCGTTACCGATGGACGGCTTGATTTCGGTACCTGGGAGCAGATTTTTTACGGTGAGTTTGACGGCCGCAGAAAAAAACGGGTTCTGGTAAAGATTATTGGAGAATAG
- a CDS encoding response regulator transcription factor, protein MRLLLVEDDEKIAKFVEKGLKSSGFAVDVAGTGPDGFDMALGADFDTLIIDIMLPGMDGFALIEKLRASGKNTPIIVLSARGRVGDRVKGLEAGADDYLTKPFSFSELLARVQALIRRAGNSTEPVSLSYADLSVDIVKRRVQRGDDFIELQPLEFSLLEYLVRNRERVVSKTMIMEHVWNYNFDPMTNVVEARICRLRDKIDKGYSSKLIHTVRGAGYVLKAEDA, encoded by the coding sequence ATGAGACTTCTTTTGGTTGAGGATGATGAAAAAATAGCCAAGTTCGTTGAAAAAGGATTAAAATCATCCGGGTTTGCCGTGGATGTCGCCGGTACAGGCCCGGACGGCTTTGATATGGCTTTAGGCGCGGATTTTGATACCCTGATCATCGACATCATGCTGCCAGGCATGGATGGATTTGCCCTGATAGAAAAATTGCGGGCCAGCGGTAAAAATACTCCGATTATTGTACTTAGCGCCCGGGGCAGGGTGGGGGACCGGGTTAAGGGCCTTGAGGCCGGGGCGGATGACTACCTGACCAAACCCTTTTCTTTCTCAGAACTGCTGGCCCGGGTTCAGGCACTCATCCGGCGGGCTGGGAACAGCACCGAACCGGTGTCCTTGTCTTATGCGGATTTAAGTGTCGATATTGTCAAACGCCGGGTTCAAAGAGGGGATGATTTTATTGAGCTGCAGCCCCTGGAATTTTCCCTGCTGGAATATCTGGTGCGTAACCGGGAGCGTGTGGTTTCTAAAACCATGATCATGGAACATGTCTGGAATTATAATTTCGATCCCATGACCAATGTGGTGGAAGCCCGAATATGCCGGTTGCGCGATAAGATTGACAAGGGTTATTCAAGCAAACTTATCCACACGGTCCGGGGGGCCGGCTATGTATTAAAGGCAGAAGATGCCTGA